The Helianthus annuus cultivar XRQ/B chromosome 15, HanXRQr2.0-SUNRISE, whole genome shotgun sequence genomic sequence ccttaccctagtAATAATATGCAGTTATAGaatattaacgtttaaaaaaacaaaatttcgCATTAAAAGTGTCGTATATATGTCAAGCCGTTAAAACTCTATGATGTTAGAGTTCATGTGTCTGGCATGATTTTCTAGTCTTTCTCGACACATCTTTACTGAAACAAAATGAGTGGAGAACCTAGAGCAATGAGCCTCTCGCATgcaactcgaaactcaatcgtcACCAAACATAATGCTTATATGTTCATCATTTTTGTGAACAGAGTGTTGATTCTAATAAAGGTTGTGCTCTATCATGAATATTTAGTCTTTATATTTTTAAACCGTGAATGTTTTTAGACTTTATGGGCTAGACCATTAAAATTTTAAAGGTCAAGTTCCAAAACTAGTTAGGCCTGCTCTTGAGATTGGTTCAAGAGATGGTTACATTGTTGTAACATTCATATGCTAAAAGGGTGCAGAAGGCATGGACATGCAGCCCGTGCTCAGctcgttattatttattttttactaGGTTAGATATCAATGTATTAGACGATTTAAACAATATAAATTATATAACGTATAAATCTATAAATAATcaaaacataaatgaaattaaatattacattaaataagaaaaaaaatacaattaTAGTTACAATTACATTTAGAAACCCGTATATTAAATGGTTTGAACGATGAAAGCGATATAATTAATAAATCTCAAATCTGGTTATGTGATACATCAGGAAACATGACAAAGAAAGAAAACATAACTAGACGTTGGAGAGTTAACCTGTTTACAATGTGTATATAAGAAAAGATATTTAAGGTTATTTATTATGACCATGTGTAGTGGTCATCTATGTGATCTGGTCTTTTTTGTCATGTGGCGTCCACACCATCAAGGCCAGAAAATTGGATAAAATGGTGTAATGGTGAGACATGTGAAATTAGTGGGTTTGTAATTAGATTGATTAACAAAGTAACCGACTAATCATCCTCTCTCTTTCATTCGTGGTCTAAACCACAGAGGGGAGCCCAAAATTGTGTTTCACGTTCCCTCCAGAGAATGATGTGGTTGTATATGGTTCGAACAACAACGAAACTGCTACACATGATCTAATTGAATTTATACAAGATAATCAAAGCAATGCACCATAAATCAAgaatactttagtaattaaaaaataatatgttggtaaaaaaatagatgaataaaaaataattttttaaggATGTTAATTAATTGAATTTACATTTCAAGTTTCAACTATCGTCGGTTCAACAAAATAGTCAAAGCAATGCAATTTCAGAAAGGCAtaatcaatttaaaaaaaaaagaatttatcGCTTTTGGGCCCCCATTTCTAAGCTCGTTATCTGCGTTTTTTTAATCCTTTGATTTGGCCCACCAAAGAGACTAGTATATTTATCTTTTTATCTAAACTAGTGCTATTAAATTCGTGTGTTATACTGGAAATTCTTACGTTGCGTGATGGGTGTGTATCAGTTCATTTAACTACGGTACCGACACTTGTTATGGCAACTAATAGAgaaaaaagttaaaaaacaaatcaTGATATGACCAAAAATATACCAATACGGCGTAAATTTGGTCGGTATCTACAACTATTACAGCAACCCATAAAGAAAAAAAATCTTGATATGACCAAAAAATACCGACACGTGATTTACATCGATAAAAAAAAGAACTTGATATGAACAAAAAATACCGACATGTGATTTACATCGATAAAAAACAAACGCAAGTTAAATAAGATATATAAAAAAACCACATAACACATAAAAAACCATTAaataacacacacaaaaaaaaaacatttaaaaccAATAATTACTATTCATTCAGTTTGTTTATtaatagtgtgtgtatatatatatataggtagaggatcctgtaaaaaaggcccaaagtgtgagaaAGATAAGAAAGAATCTtaaccattagatcttttgatctaatggttgagatcaatagggaccaaaatggttaatatttttcttaatttggactgaattgaaaattataggggtaataaagtctttatatccattcAAAATAGGAAACTGTAAATCAAAATTCCTATAATTCCGATCTCTCTCTCCAATTGATCGTacagtttctctctctctctctctctacaatttcaaaaccctaatgCCGATAAACCTCCATATAGATCGAACAGCGGCGACGACGGCGAGCGACGAGCGGCGACGGCGAGCGGCAGCGGCAGCGGCGACGACGAGCGGGCAGCGGCAGTGGTTGTGCGGATCGGCAGCGGTGGTGCagcagtggtggtgccggaagtgcCAGTGCTGGTgccggaagtggagaagatgatacagaggtgttttttatactgaatggtgttttttttatttattgctgaatgatgttatttttgtgctgaatggtgttatttttgtactgaatggtgttgtttttgtactgaatggtttTTTTATCtaatgctgaatggtgttatttttgtgctgaatggtgttatttttgtgctgaatggtgttatttttgtactgaatggtgttatttttgtactgaatggtgtttttttatttactgctgaatggtgttatttttgtactgaattgtgttatattcttgtactgaatggtgtttttttatttactgctgaatggtgttatttttgtgctgaatggtgttatttttgtgctgaatagtgttatattttctgaattgtgttatatttaaaacaccatgtatgaacatgctctgaatggtgttatatttatggaCGGTTATAAGTCCTAAATTCCAggtttttctctctccaaatccttaaatcaaggattaccatatttgaatttgttaatgcatttacaatgatacccttttcaattaatttagatctaatggttgagattctttattacctttctcacacttttggtcttttttacaataactccaccctatatatatatatataggggatggttcaaatgaaaaccacttttattgtaaAAACTCGAAAagtaactaaaaaaagcctaaaaaacacacaaattttttttttcaatttttttttataaaaatcgctagtttttatacataaaaaaaaactttttttcaaaaaaaaaaaaaaaatttgtgtagtgcacatgtgtaataatacacatgtgtagtacacatacatatgtgcagtattacacatgtgcactacacaaaaaaatatttttttttttgaatttttgtttatattaaaaaacctgagaaattttgattgcaaaaaaaaaaattaaaaaaaaaaatttttgtatgtttttttggctttttttaattagttttcgagttttcacaataactagtggttttcatttgaaccttcccctatatatatatatatatatatatatatattcgtttATTAATAgcatataatataataatataatataatataatataattgttTTGACATATAATTGTTTTGATTTGTAGTAGCTAAAGTGACAGTCTCACATAAATCCTCTAAATTGTAAATCTAGTAAATATTATTActaaaagttattttatttaatattaatattgtaGAATTTTTCAAGTTTCTTAACACTTTAACGTTTTATTCTTTTTAATCTCATTAAACACTAAAACTTGATTTAAATTAAACTTATCATTCTTTTATTCAACTAGGTTATaactccgtgtattacacgggttgaataaatgaattttatataccaaataatagaacattatctttttaaaagcctTCTTTATTGCACGGattgaagaaatgtaattttatatattaaataataaaataagttatatctataagaaccatatgtattgtacgggttgaataaatgtaatattatataccaaatgataaaaaaaattatatctttaaaaccattgtattacacgggttgaataaatgtaatattgtttaccaaataataaaaaaaaagttatatttttaaaaacccccgtgtattacatgggttgaataaatatgattttatataccaaataataaaaaaaatatatatttaaaaaatccAATGGatctttttatatttaaagtaggataagattgaatattaatctaaactaacggattttttttatatttaaagtaggataagattgaatattaatctttatttatttagttaatataagattgaaaaatcatatgattgaataggtaggaggttgtatgatgataaatTGGTTAGCcgtactgaatgataaagataatagtgattgttgaacaaattaattaatcgaatttaacagaaaaatttgtgatgttaggtggattttttttaattatttgaaagttaatatcaactttggaattcATATGAgttcttattagatttgattaaatattattgataataaaaatttgtattagattagattttagatttgattaaatattattaataataaaaatttgttttaatttagattacatattattattattattagtattattaataattttaatcaattaaatgagagaatgacaagtgtcttaaaacatgtttcttttattatatagtatatatagaTTACTAAATACCATTACAAAAAGGAAAACACAGATCGTCTATTTTTTTATATCAgtgattattttttaaattttgtatttattataaaaaaagaATGTAAGTTCATCCGCATTAAAAACTATCAAACTAATTTCTTcacatatttttaaaattttaaccaTTTACCTACATTTGCAATTTTGCATAGATAGTATTACCTAGATATGACAAACACACACATTTATATACACAGATATACATAAACAACTTTAGTTCATTTTATGTGTCGAATTTCAGGATTGAGAAATAAATATGCACAACATTGCATATCTATCATATTAACAGAAAAACTCTTACTTATTCCACGTGTTATgtattgctcatctcaagtttaTTATAGTCAACTCTAgctacaaatatatttttaaaacttaTAATTGGGTCAGACCCTCGTTCCATAACATAAAATAATATCTACCCATCATGATCGGTATGCTGATTTCTTTAATAGGTATATTTGAATTACAACTTATCACTTGTAGATATTAATAATAAATTTgttttaatttagattaaatattattattagtattattaataattttaatcaattaaatgagagaatgacaagtgtcccaaaacaggtttcttttattatatagtatatatagaTACCCATTAGTAAagtttgaaaataaataaaactagGAAATAGTTTAATTAAAGTTTAAACCTAACTAAAATTTACACCCTTTTAAAATGGCCCAATAGGCGCCGTATTTTTCCACTCGTTCGGGCTCAAATTTTTTTGACCATTCTCAGGAACAGCCCTGTTTACGCCCTTTACAAGACCAGTTGCTCCAACCGAATTGTAATTTGTTTGTTCCGTTAATTAGATTAGATAGTTTGGACAGTTCAGATCTTGTTTTAGAAACCATAATCAACTAAATTCTCCTATATGCCTAAACAACCGAACTCTTAACCGAGACCGTATTAGGACACGAACATTACAGAAAAAAACGAGACTAACGACGAGCGAAGGGACACATGACCCGTCGGAACTAGCAGAAACGCACCAAATACATCATACATTCATACTAGCAACAGAAGGTACAACAATTTCAACTTTAAGCAAGATATTGATACAACTTTCTATCCGAACCATCCCGCTCCAAGAAATCCCGCTCAATAAGCGACTCAATCCGTTTCTTGATCTCACTAGGATTAGCTAAAAACCGAGACTGCAACTGTTTAATAACCTCCGCGATCACATTATTATGGTCCAACACCCTTCTCGCTTTCATTATTCTCACAATCGCAGCCTCTATTTGCGGCTTCCGATCCTCCTCCACCCGTTGTCGGGTCTCGTGTTTCTCGGGTTCGGTCTCCTTCTGTGCAACCACGGTCCCTATTCTAACCTTATAGAACTTGCTTGTGAACTTCTCGTTAACTGAAAACACGTCATCTTCTCCAACGTCTTTACTCATCGGTTCTTTTTTTAAAACGTTCTTACCCTTCACACAAGCCATCGATTGCAAGCACCGTTTCAAGTCCAGCGTAGGTATCTCGGTAGCCTGCTCGAGTTCTTTGTACGTGAGCTGATCATTGTTGTTAAACAACATCAAGACACACATCTGGTAAGTGGAAACGGTCAACTCGTGTTTTTGACCCGTCCCGAAATTCGCTTTAATATCCGCGGTTCCCATGTTTGTTTGCCACGATAGCCTTCGACCCGAGTGAGTCCCGAGATAATACGATCTGAATTTGTCACATAAAGACGTGAGTTCGGTCGGCAAGTTGCATGTCGCAATCGGCTGAGTCGGCCATGAACCGGTGGTCAAAACTTGAACCGCTAAACTCGGACCGTCCCCTAAGTCCGCACCATGGTTCGCGTAAAACCCGTCGTTCGTGTCCTGAGACGTTTTCATGTCGGTAAACATGCCCTCGAGCTTCGACGTGAATTGGTACCCGCACTCGGTTTTAAGCTTAAGAACTAAGCTTCGTTCCGCATCATCGGAAACGTCTTTTCCCGATAAAAGCCGTTTCGCCAAATGCTGCTTGTAGTATTTTTCGAAAACGTCTTTCTCGTGCAAGTAACGAAACATCATCATCACCTTATCGAGAACCACCTCCACATCCTCCTCACCAACCCCCTTAAGCCCTTTTCTCAATTTATCATCGACAAATAACGAGATGAATTCAGGAGACCGAGCGCTGCGGTTGATGAAGAATTCAAACGAGGAATTTAAAGCGTTTACGAAACTTTTGTCGTTGTTGAATGCCGAACTAATGATCTTGTCGTACTTATCCTTTTTGTTTAAAAGACACTGTACAAAATCGACCGGATCTTTTAACTTTTCCGGGTCGGTAACGAGCTGCATCCCGGTTTCCCGTGAATGAGACGTCATAACTTCACGTATCGTCGACAGACCGTTCGGAACGCGTTGAAACAACTTATACATTCGTTTCAAATCTTCGTATTTATCATCGACAATCATATTAACCAACCCCGAATCCTCCATGTGGACCAATCGCGTCATGTGATTCGCGATCATTTCTTTTTCGACAACATTAGTTATCTTGACTTCACTTCTCGGACTCAAATAACGTTCCACTCTATCTATTTCTTCATTTAAACGTCTTTCCGCTTTCTGTAAATAATCCCCGCAGTCACAAATCTCAATAAACTCACGAGACTCGATCCTATAGAAGTCACCGGAAGCTTCTAGAAACGGTCGCTCGAAGTCAACTTGGTACACGGATGGTCCGAGATCCGATAACATTTTGATAATGTTTCTCATCATCCCATGGTTGATAACGTGACCCGTTCGCTCTTTATGTATTAGTTGAAGAAGGGAGTTTTGAAGTCGGGTTTGTATTCCGGTGAGATGGATAACGTTGTCCCGCCATAGATTCAGGCCGAGCGCGTGAACAGGGGTCTTATGGCTACCGGGAACGTAACTCCGGTCCATGTACATTAATATGTCACGGATCATTTGTAGCGCTTTGTTGTGATCGGTCCATTTGTTGTTAAGTTCGTCTAGAAACGTTTCTCCGTGAGCGTTTTCGATACATCGGGACATTGTTACTAGGTGTGAAGTCATGGTGGATACGAGTCCGGTGTATAGTTTTTCGCCGTATTTGTGCAATACCATATTGTATGCGCATCTGTATGAACACGTAGAATAATCAGAATCTCAGTATTCAACTAATATGTACCATAACTAAATTTGTGTATGATATTTGTATAGAATCTCTAGAACAGAACATTCTATAATAGGAATAAAACTATAAATAGTTGAATGCATCATTTGGCTAACGCACCATCCACAAACCGGTTTACATTAACATAATCTGGTCGTCACGAGAGGCTGAATCTTTACTAAAATAAGCTTAGCTTAGAAAGATAAGCCGGTAACATAACGCTTTTTGGTATGATATGCAGTGTTGTAAAAATTGGGATTAATTGGCGATTAATCAGTAATCGGTTATTAACCGATTAATTTTCACCTAGTCCGATCTAAAATTGGTAATCGGTCAAAgacggtcaaaatcggtcaaaatcttTGAAGCATTtgaaaaaattataaataaattttgtatacgtgtgtgtgtgtttaagttacaaaaattacatataaaagtCCAATCCGACCATAGCTGTTAATATCGCTCATAGCAGgcgctatagcgaatagcgtagcgAAGCACTCGTGTGTCGCTATCTGATTTTGGCGCCTTCATAACGGGTAAATAGCgggattttagggtttttttttctgttttaatataaacagtggtatatttatacaatatacatataaaacAACATATTACATTATTATGATATAATACGCGTATAAAATATTTCTACAATTTTCTTCTAGTGTGTCACTAAACATAAAAAAGTGCCCGTTATTTCATCGCTATTTTGCCGCTATCATCCactattcgctattaacaactatgaatCCAACTAATCCACCCCACTgcaccgactagcgcctagcgaatTTTACGACCATAATCATACACTACAATCCTATTGTTCTTACCAAACAGTTATTTCAAACCTAAAAACCCTTGCAACAAGCAATCAACACTACTGCAACTCAACTAAACATGAATGAATATGCAGATTAACAATTTATAAGCAATTAAAAGAAACAAACAGACCTATAAAGCTCTTCAAAACTGAGTCCACTGGCATTCTGATTATAAATCTCATCAATCGCATGCTCCAGCAACCTCCATGTCTTATCAGCATATTTGGGATCCACCACAACCTTGTGCTTGAAAGCTTCTATCTGAAAATTCCTCTTCTTTTGATTACTATTATTCATTCGTAATCTGTGATTTGACTGTACAGAGGATAACAAACAGTTGTTCGATGTGCAAAATTAGGTTGAAGATGAATATAGAAGATTGGAGAGAAGTGGAGATATGGTGATTCGTTGGGTTAATGAAGGGAAGAATAAAGAAAAAAGAGAAGTACGAAATTGGGTTACAGCCATGGGAGGGCAAGGTCTTGCTGGCTCTAGCCACCACTGGAAATATTGTGGTCGGACAGTTTTtttacccgacccgacccaaaaccggattcattttgtttttctaAATGAGTTATTAAttactagtagggtgcccgcgtTATGCGGTGGGGCGACActattattgtggtggatatatgtcattagtgttacacatatgtaaagttttgtttttttataaaaattaataattaaaagataaaaaataatTAAGTTGTTATAACTGTAAAGTATGTTTATTTTActggttaaattataaagtataattttatttattaaagttcataactttttttttaaatatccaacatagtactcatccaataaactttaagtttaaaattttcgtttttataaaaataaaaaatagtattcgACTCGTAAGTACattttagagctttaacttaaattgttaatttttggtttttttacagatataagaaaatacatttttataaaatttcaaaaaatgtttttataaaaaaaaataggatgttaagagtttatatctttattaactttatatcatactaagttcagATTTTTTGTTCCTAACTGATCTTATCTttatgagtctacttttaacttataatccctaaaaatatgcaTCACAATCTGctatgtatctagtcaagttggtaaagAATTCTATTAAAACTAattaatattatctataacaatatagttgaacctataattcctaaaaatttgcaacacaatttagtatttatttagtaaagattgtaaatttcaagagtattttatttatattacttgttacaaaaattgtttataaaagaattatttttttataaaaacaaaatattttgtttataaataaagtaaaaattGTTATACACGTGTAAAGTttcgttttttattaaaaaaatgataatcaaacgacaagaaaaataaaagataagttgttatagttGTAAAGTAGGTTTATTTTGTGGGttaaatgataaagtttataattttattctttaaacttcataactttttttaaatatccatatggtactcatccaataaactttaagtttaaaatttgtgtttttataaaaaatagtaGCTGATTAGTAAGTATGTTTTACACCTTTAActttaattgttaaatttcgtttatatatatatatatatatatatatatatatatatatatatatataatttatattttataaaattttaaaaacagtttttgtaaaaaataggatgttaagagtttatatcaTTGTTgactttatatcatagtaagttcagtttttttgtttagctttaaagtttattactttattatttttttaatttagaaATACAAtttattagattaatatccaagaataactataatattttataatttcagcttgactatatctaactgcaatatctatttattgcaactttaggatattaacttatataagtttatctgacttgtaaatttaggatactaactttattttgaactttattaatatggtcaataactgcattatattaacactaaaaataaagttcaaatataaaataaactttattcatacgtctagatcaaacataacagctgaaaatgaaaaaaaaaacataaaaacacttgatagatTTCATATTAGACTGCATGAAATCTGTTCCGCTTCTGAATTGACACTCGATGTATTTTTAATTTGGTTTTCTGGTTTGTGATTGAATCGGCAGTATCTTCTGATTCCTCTTCTTTGTCATTGTCCTCAGAATCGTCTAAATTAATAACCTCGCTCCATTTCCATTCAGAGAGTCTCTTGGATCTCTTCCTTTGAGTCTCAAACTTTTGATCCTTAAAAAGGACAAAAAttgaatacaaaagttaaaaaaaaagattaaataaaccttaaaattacatCTTCACTAAATTCACATTGAAAATTAGACTTGTATGGactaaacattgcaccataagaaataatatcaacacttttatcaccatcatcctgcaataaaacacacatataataacataacgaacatgttaatatgaaagatatacgaaaaaataatacttaaaaaccaacaaaatcaataccttagaagcttTTTCCACAAATGGgttgtttaaatt encodes the following:
- the LOC110911360 gene encoding cullin-3A, with protein sequence MNNSNQKKRNFQIEAFKHKVVVDPKYADKTWRLLEHAIDEIYNQNASGLSFEELYRCAYNMVLHKYGEKLYTGLVSTMTSHLVTMSRCIENAHGETFLDELNNKWTDHNKALQMIRDILMYMDRSYVPGSHKTPVHALGLNLWRDNVIHLTGIQTRLQNSLLQLIHKERTGHVINHGMMRNIIKMLSDLGPSVYQVDFERPFLEASGDFYRIESREFIEICDCGDYLQKAERRLNEEIDRVERYLSPRSEVKITNVVEKEMIANHMTRLVHMEDSGLVNMIVDDKYEDLKRMYKLFQRVPNGLSTIREVMTSHSRETGMQLVTDPEKLKDPVDFVQCLLNKKDKYDKIISSAFNNDKSFVNALNSSFEFFINRSARSPEFISLFVDDKLRKGLKGVGEEDVEVVLDKVMMMFRYLHEKDVFEKYYKQHLAKRLLSGKDVSDDAERSLVLKLKTECGYQFTSKLEGMFTDMKTSQDTNDGFYANHGADLGDGPSLAVQVLTTGSWPTQPIATCNLPTELTSLCDKFRSYYLGTHSGRRLSWQTNMGTADIKANFGTGQKHELTVSTYQMCVLMLFNNNDQLTYKELEQATEIPTLDLKRCLQSMACVKGKNVLKKEPMSKDVGEDDVFSVNEKFTSKFYKVRIGTVVAQKETEPEKHETRQRVEEDRKPQIEAAIVRIMKARRVLDHNNVIAEVIKQLQSRFLANPSEIKKRIESLIERDFLERDGSDRKLYQYLA